The following is a genomic window from Ferrimicrobium sp..
ACGGCGAGCTTATCCTTACCGAGATGGATCAGGTTATTACCCCCAGCAAGCACGAGCTCAATCGCCTGGGTTGCAGAGGTAGTGCCATCGAGAAACTTGAAATAGTGTCCTAACCGCGACTGGATCTGTCTGGCCTGCACCTTACCATCACTCACATCCGGGGTTGGGATCACCGACTGCGACCCGTAGAGCCCTCCAATCACGACGGGCAACCGAGTATCCCCACCCTCAAAGCCGACGAGCACCTCATCGTTGACTTCAGGGACAAAGACCGACCCACGGTTGTCGCCACCGCCGATACCTGCAAGGCGAGCCCAGTCACTTTCATCATTTGAGCTCAAGCCAGGAAAACGTACCTTCACCCTTCCCTGGTTGTTGGGGTCGTTGATATTGGTCACGAGACCCACGATGAGACCGGGATGGGAAACAATCGATCGATGACGATCACCACCACCCTTGCCCTGACCGAGCACACTTCCGCGTCGGCGATCACCACAACGAAAGCGCATCAAGGAACCGCGATGTGGGCGATAGCTAAACTCGAGAGCGGTCACGGGATAGTCACCACTGAGTGGTCCAGCGTTGGCAACTTCCACAACATCGGTGAGTTGTAACGCGACACTGGCGTCAGCGACCCCCCAAGCCTCGACCGAGGAGGCCAGTTGGTGATCTAGGAGCGACTGGCTCAGCATCTTGGCTTCCGACTGGGTGCGCGCGCCGACCGAGGAGGTTACCACCGTCGCCTTTCCAAAGGCATCGCTCGTTTTGGTCGCAATCTCCGACAACTGCGAGGAAGCCAACACCGCCTTGGTTGCCTCCGAAGACTCACCGGTCACCGTCTGCTGTTGGTCGCGATTCCAACCGTCTACCACGAAGCTATCCGCGTGGTAGCCGGTCGCGCGTGCTGAAAAGGAACGGAGCGTACTCCCGAGTGATAGCTTGACGCTTGTGCCCTTGGCAGGCGTCGCGAAGTGTAGCGTCTTGCCCTTGACCCACCAATCACATCCCGTGCGACTGGCGAGTTCGTCAATCAGGCCGAGGTTGGTGTCGACTTGAAGGAGATAATCGACCTGTTGGGAGGCACCCGAGATGTCAGGGGTCAAGTTTGCTATCTGCGCCAACTGTGAAACCACCTGTTCGACAGTGGAGTTGAGGTAGGTTCCAACGGCGGTCATTCGAGCCAAGCGATGACTCAGATCATGGGCAACGACGATCAGCTCGGGCTGCTCTCCTTCACGTTGTTCACATCCCACTTCAGTGACCTCCCCCTCGACCAAGGGGCTCGAGGCACCGGGAATGGTCACCGTCAATGCGGTTCCAAGGCCCACCTTTCCTGCGTCAAGCAGAGCATAACCCGGGTCAAGCAGGCGCAGCGCGATCCTCCCCGGCTGCGCCAACTGCAGATCACAACGAACTTCGATCAATGCAGCCTGCCAGGATGCAGAGAGTTCTGAACCATCGAGCGAGATTGTAGGACTTAAGTCCACCGCCACTAGGCACTCCCTGGGATAGCAAGCAGTGTGCCGGGCTTGACCGCTAGGGGGTCCTCGACACCGTTGGCCTGTGCGATCACCCGCCAACTCGTTGCGTCGCCAAGGTGCAATGCTGCAATGCGGTCCAGAGTTTCGCCAGGTTGCACTCGATGGACGCGGTGAGGTCGCGGTGTTCCTGAGGTCGGGTTTTGCGGGCCAAAGGCCATGTCTTCCTGATACTGAGCAAGCACCAATCCTGCGCGAGCCCGAAGCGGTGTACCCGAAGAGGAGAAATACTCGAAGGTTAAATCAACCGAAGCAACCACCGCCTTAAAGGAGTGGAAGTCACCCCAGTGGAAGACGACCCACTGCGGTCTCGCGTTGTTGGAACTCGCCTTGGTGCCGGGCAGCTTTGAATCGACCTCCAAAAGCCCAACAAGCTTTGCGGTGTAGGTCGTCACGGCTGAACCGGTATCGGTGGTGTCAAAGAACAGCGTCAATCGCAACATCCCTGTTCCCGCCCCCGTATAGCGTAACGTAGGCGTAACTCCCCCCGGCATTGGATCACTCGCCCAACTATTGCGCAACTCAAGGGAAAGCT
Proteins encoded in this region:
- a CDS encoding phage baseplate assembly protein V, giving the protein MAVDLSPTISLDGSELSASWQAALIEVRCDLQLAQPGRIALRLLDPGYALLDAGKVGLGTALTVTIPGASSPLVEGEVTEVGCEQREGEQPELIVVAHDLSHRLARMTAVGTYLNSTVEQVVSQLAQIANLTPDISGASQQVDYLLQVDTNLGLIDELASRTGCDWWVKGKTLHFATPAKGTSVKLSLGSTLRSFSARATGYHADSFVVDGWNRDQQQTVTGESSEATKAVLASSQLSEIATKTSDAFGKATVVTSSVGARTQSEAKMLSQSLLDHQLASSVEAWGVADASVALQLTDVVEVANAGPLSGDYPVTALEFSYRPHRGSLMRFRCGDRRRGSVLGQGKGGGDRHRSIVSHPGLIVGLVTNINDPNNQGRVKVRFPGLSSNDESDWARLAGIGGGDNRGSVFVPEVNDEVLVGFEGGDTRLPVVIGGLYGSQSVIPTPDVSDGKVQARQIQSRLGHYFKFLDGTTSATQAIELVLAGGNNLIHLGKDKLAVQVPSGTPIDIVAGSSNITVAGSGAITIKGSSISIEADGQLELKGATVTVAATGSLSVQSDGAATLKGSTVAVQGSSSVSVVGSTVSIN
- a CDS encoding LysM peptidoglycan-binding domain-containing protein encodes the protein MASPSDSKAFLETEGKERIPCLFNPAELSLELRNSWASDPMPGGVTPTLRYTGAGTGMLRLTLFFDTTDTGSAVTTYTAKLVGLLEVDSKLPGTKASSNNARPQWVVFHWGDFHSFKAVVASVDLTFEYFSSSGTPLRARAGLVLAQYQEDMAFGPQNPTSGTPRPHRVHRVQPGETLDRIAALHLGDATSWRVIAQANGVEDPLAVKPGTLLAIPGSA